In one window of Electrophorus electricus isolate fEleEle1 chromosome 15, fEleEle1.pri, whole genome shotgun sequence DNA:
- the LOC113579614 gene encoding odorant receptor 131-2-like, which produces MQGSGDNSSLSNNLLYDFSRVFMKITVQILVGIFLYVNCLMIYTFLRKETFREETRYILFAQTLFTDSALMVLSDTLSIMNNLFYPIHIIPCAILCTVTTNLTICTPLTLVAMCLERYVAICMPLRHADISTSRTRFRGLLIIWSISSIIPLFTLVAYLAVIPSGALLSYTVCSVELMLGKDWQAQARSSMFQVLFLFMIIIIAFTYIKIMIAARGASSENKKLTSRSLRTVALHAFQLFLCIMQFLNPYLEMVVLKIDMLAYAILRYANFIIFIIAPRCLSPLIYGLRDEMFFHALKHHALCEKSL; this is translated from the exons ATGCAGGGCTCAGGTGATAACAGCAGCTTAAGCAATAACCTGCTCTATGATTTCTCACGAGTATTTATGAAGATTACAGTGCAGATTCTGGTGGGAATTTTCCTCTATGTGAACTGTTTGATGATTTACACCTTTCTGAGGAAGGAGACATTCAGGGAAGAGACTcgctacattttatttgcacaaacattatttacagACTCTGCTCTCATGGTGTTGAGTGATACACTGTCaattatgaataatttattttaccCTATCCACATAATTCCTTGTGCAATTTTGTGTACAGTAACAACTAATCTCACAATCTGTACTCCGCTGACTCTTGTGGCAATGTGTCTGGAGCGCTATGTTGCTATATGCATGCCTTTAAGACATGCTGACATCTCCACCAGCAGGACCAGATTCCGAGGACTCCTGATAATATGGAGTATCAGTTCCATAATTCCATTGTTCACCTTAGTAGCCTATTTGGCTGTTATCCCTTCAGGTGCCCTGTTGTCTtatacagtgtgtagtgtggagctaATGTTAGGGAAAGACTGGCAGGCACAAGCACGTTCTAGCATGTTCCAGGTCCTTTTTCTCTTCATGATCATTATCATTGCCTTTACCTACATTAAGATAATGATTGCAGCCAGAGGGGCCTCATCAGAGAATAAGAAACTGACCAGCAGGAGTCTTAGGACTGTGGCCCTGCATGCCTTTCAGCTGTTTCTATGtataatgcagtttttaaaccCTTATTTAGAAATGGTAGTTTTGAAAATAGACATGTTGGCATATGCTATTTTAAGATATGCCAACTTTATTATCTTCATAATAGCACCACGTTGTCTAAGTCCATTGATTTACGGACTCCGAGATGAAATGTTTTTCCATGCTTTAAAACATCATGCTCTATGTG AGAAGTCCCTGTAA
- the LOC113579615 gene encoding odorant receptor 131-2-like, whose protein sequence is MQTVVVNSSVSSNALINFAKSMQENVMLVQVLVAVFFYVNCLMILTFLKKEAFRDDTRYILFAQTLFVDSAFMVLSDLLLMGSFYKYPIHQIPCIIMCTILNVLFVCTPLTLVAMCLERYVAICMPLRHADISTSRTRFRGLLIIWSISSIIPLFTLVAYLAVIPSGALLSYTVCSVELMLGKDWQAQARAISFQVLFLFMIIIIAFTYIKIMIAARGASSENKKLTSKGLRTVILHAVQLLLCIMQFLNPYVEMEAWKVDVMVFANVRYSNFIVFIIAPRCLSPLIYGLRDDKFFVVLRHYALCGLDSLLPAMFSKVKVRPG, encoded by the coding sequence ATGCAGACTGTAGTGGTTAACAGCAGTGTGAGCAgtaatgcattaattaattttgcaAAATCTATGCAGGAGAACGTCATGTTGGTACAAGTTCTGGTGGCAGTTTTCTTTTATGTGAACTGCCTTATGATCCTCACCTTTCTGAAAAAGGAGGCGTTCAGGGATGACACTcgctacattttatttgcacaaaCTCTGTTTGTTGACTCTGCTTTCATGGTGTTATCAGACTTGCTCTTGATGGGAAGCTTTTACAAATATCCTATCCACCAGATTCCATGCATAATCATGTgtacaattttaaatgttctgtttgtgtgtactccACTGACTCTTGTGGCAATGTGTCTGGAGCGCTATGTTGCTATATGCATGCCTTTAAGACATGCTGACATCTCCACCAGCAGGACCAGATTTCGAGGACTCCTGATAATATGGAGTATCAGTTCCATAATTCCATTGTTCACTTTAGTAGCCTATTTGGCTGTTATCCCTTCAGGTGCTCTGTTGTCCtatacagtgtgtagtgtggagttaATGTTAGGGAAAGACTGGCAGGCACAAGCACGTGCAATTAGTTTCCAGGTCCTTTTTCTCTTCATGATCATTATCATTGCCTTTACCTACATTAAGATAATGATTGCAGCCAGAGGGGCCTCATCAGAGAATAAGAAACTGACCAGCAAGGGTCTCAGGACTGTGATCCTGCATGCTGTCCAGCTACTTCTGTGtataatgcagtttttaaaccCATATGTAGAAATGGAGGCTTGGAAGGTTGATGTGATGGTGTTTGCAAATGTAAGATATTctaattttattgtgtttattattgcacCACGCTGTCTTAGTCCATTAATTTATGGTCTCAGAGATGACAagttctttgttgttttaagACATTATGCTCTGTGTGGTTTGGACAGCCTTCTTCCTGCTATGTTTAGTAAAGTGAAAGTAAGACCTGGCTAA